One region of Chlorobiota bacterium genomic DNA includes:
- the acs gene encoding acetate--CoA ligase, translated as MKKKQSSPKRSPLKKSSRAATAAPSESAEQSITSVLHESRLFPPAEGFSSQARVKSLREYKKLVKRAEEDPEKFWGEIANQLHWHKPWRKLLQWKAPFAKWFVGGKTNMSHNCLDRHLDGWRKTKAAIIWEGEPGEQRTLTYGQLHHEVQKFANVLLSLGVKQGDTVGIYMGMVPEAAIAMLACTRIGAAHNVVFGGFSAEALRDRMNDSNAKLIVTQDAAWRRGTEVKLKEAVDRALPECPTVQHVVVLRRTGTHVGMHAGRDHWWHEMMQSASAVCPAVPLDSEHPLYFLYTSGSTGKPKGIFHTLGGSMVWLHYTTRMVFDVRDDDIYWCTADIGWVTGHSYVVYGPLLNGITTLMYEGAPNWPEADRFWDIIERHRVTIFYTAPTAIRAFMRWGEGFPRKHDLRSLRLLGSVGEPINPEAWIWYQQTIGGGHCPVVDTWWQTETGGIMISPLPGATPTKPGSATLPLPGINAEVVRKDGTRCNPDEGGFLVVKSPWPAMLRTIFGDDERYRKTYWSNYKGWYFTGDGARRDRDGYFWIMGRVDDVVNVSGHRLGTAEIESSLVSHRDVAEAAVVARPDELKGNALVAFVTLKSSKAPSDQLKETLRNHVGEEIGHIAKPDEIRFTDALPKTRSGKIMRRLLREIASTGSVSGDVTTLEDFTTLERLRTEEE; from the coding sequence ATGAAGAAAAAACAATCTTCCCCGAAACGCTCTCCCCTGAAGAAATCTTCCCGCGCCGCCACGGCTGCACCTTCGGAATCCGCCGAGCAATCTATCACCAGCGTGTTGCACGAGTCGCGGTTGTTCCCGCCGGCGGAGGGGTTCAGCAGCCAGGCAAGGGTGAAGTCGCTGCGGGAGTACAAGAAACTGGTGAAACGCGCCGAAGAAGACCCGGAAAAATTTTGGGGTGAGATTGCCAACCAACTCCACTGGCACAAACCGTGGCGGAAGCTGCTGCAATGGAAGGCCCCGTTCGCCAAGTGGTTCGTTGGTGGCAAAACGAACATGAGCCACAACTGCCTGGACCGGCATCTTGACGGCTGGCGGAAAACAAAGGCCGCGATTATCTGGGAAGGGGAGCCTGGCGAGCAGCGGACGCTGACTTACGGGCAGCTGCACCACGAGGTCCAAAAGTTCGCGAACGTTCTGCTTTCGCTTGGGGTGAAGCAGGGCGATACCGTTGGAATCTACATGGGGATGGTCCCTGAAGCCGCAATCGCCATGCTGGCTTGCACGCGGATTGGCGCGGCCCACAACGTGGTGTTCGGCGGGTTCAGTGCCGAGGCTCTTCGCGACCGCATGAACGACAGCAACGCCAAACTGATCGTCACCCAGGACGCAGCGTGGCGGCGCGGAACCGAAGTGAAATTGAAGGAGGCCGTGGACCGCGCGCTGCCGGAATGCCCAACGGTCCAGCACGTTGTGGTGCTTCGCCGCACCGGAACCCACGTGGGGATGCACGCCGGGCGGGACCATTGGTGGCATGAGATGATGCAATCCGCTTCCGCCGTTTGCCCGGCTGTTCCGCTCGATAGCGAGCACCCGCTCTACTTCCTGTACACCAGCGGCTCCACCGGAAAACCGAAAGGGATTTTCCACACGCTTGGGGGAAGCATGGTCTGGCTTCACTACACCACCCGAATGGTGTTCGACGTTCGCGACGACGACATCTACTGGTGCACCGCCGACATCGGCTGGGTGACGGGGCACAGCTACGTGGTCTATGGTCCGCTGCTGAACGGCATCACCACGCTGATGTACGAAGGCGCGCCAAACTGGCCAGAAGCCGACCGTTTCTGGGACATCATCGAACGCCACCGGGTCACCATTTTCTACACCGCGCCAACGGCAATCCGCGCCTTCATGCGGTGGGGGGAAGGCTTCCCGCGCAAGCATGATCTCCGCTCGCTGCGGCTGCTTGGCTCGGTTGGCGAACCGATCAACCCCGAGGCATGGATCTGGTACCAGCAAACAATCGGCGGCGGACATTGCCCGGTGGTGGACACATGGTGGCAGACCGAAACCGGGGGGATTATGATCTCGCCGCTTCCGGGCGCAACGCCAACAAAGCCGGGATCCGCCACGCTTCCGCTTCCGGGAATCAACGCCGAGGTTGTCCGCAAAGATGGCACACGCTGCAACCCCGACGAAGGGGGATTCCTTGTGGTGAAAAGCCCGTGGCCGGCAATGCTCCGCACAATTTTTGGCGACGACGAACGCTACCGCAAAACCTACTGGAGCAACTACAAAGGATGGTACTTCACCGGCGACGGCGCACGCCGCGACCGCGACGGATATTTCTGGATTATGGGCCGGGTGGACGACGTGGTGAACGTATCGGGCCACCGGTTGGGAACTGCCGAAATTGAGTCGTCGCTGGTAAGCCACCGCGACGTTGCCGAGGCCGCCGTGGTTGCCCGGCCCGACGAGTTGAAGGGGAACGCCCTGGTGGCGTTCGTCACCCTGAAAAGCAGCAAAGCACCAAGCGACCAGCTGAAGGAAACGCTGCGGAATCACGTTGGGGAGGAGATTGGCCACATCGCCAAGCCGGATGAAATCCGATTTACCGACGCGCTCCCCAAAACCCGATCTGGCAAAATCATGCGCCGGTTGCTCCGCGAGATTGCCAGCACCGGAAGCGTCAGCGGCGACGTGACAACGCTGGAGGATTTCACCACCCTGGAACGCCTCCGCACGGAGGAGGAGTGA
- a CDS encoding DUF1501 domain-containing protein: MRRRSFLKTAAAATAAAPFMVGGLPARANTSLAALAQMPPDNDRILVVIQLFGGNDGLNTMPPCHDDEYYRIRPALAIAKDKAWNNIGDIYLHPALATGSRGGMGRMLEIGTLAIVQGVGYPNPNLSHFRSTDIWLSGINNSNPDTRLDTGWVGRYLEQRYPDFPASLPPDPLAIQFGGFSLALISSKGRMGIEVIDPTQLQGVASQLDELDPDSANTSYSLEYQFVADIANRSNKYAQSVRDAYNNGKSKLDATYGDDSLSQQMASVAALIAGGLNTKVYVVSMGGFDTHVSQQIAVGDEYVGLHPTLLSRIGDSVAQFMHDMTRLGLADRVIGMTISEFGRRPYENGSRGTDHGAASVQFVFGTQVNSGVFGDPPDLKNLNANGDLQYQIDYRAVYAEILTDWFGMTMPEMRTVLQDETVIPLDILQAQKSGTDRRAEYADGSFSIAGAYPNPFRTTTTLQISIDRATHVQLDLSTMAGQRVATLLDRRVSPGKYQIPLTAELPAGTYLCTLRDGQRIATQVVRCVR, encoded by the coding sequence ATGAGACGCCGTTCATTCCTGAAGACTGCTGCCGCCGCAACCGCCGCCGCACCGTTCATGGTGGGGGGATTGCCGGCGCGGGCGAACACCTCGCTTGCCGCACTTGCACAGATGCCACCCGACAACGACCGCATCCTGGTGGTGATCCAACTGTTCGGCGGCAACGACGGGCTGAACACCATGCCCCCCTGCCACGACGACGAGTACTACCGCATCCGCCCTGCGCTGGCAATCGCAAAGGACAAGGCCTGGAACAACATTGGCGACATCTACCTGCACCCCGCGTTGGCCACCGGCTCGCGCGGGGGGATGGGGCGGATGTTGGAAATTGGGACGCTGGCGATTGTGCAAGGCGTTGGCTATCCCAACCCGAACTTGTCGCACTTCCGCTCCACCGATATTTGGCTAAGCGGCATCAACAATTCCAACCCCGACACCCGATTGGACACCGGATGGGTTGGCCGTTATCTGGAGCAACGCTATCCCGACTTCCCCGCCTCCCTTCCTCCGGACCCGTTGGCCATTCAGTTCGGCGGTTTCTCGCTGGCGTTGATAAGCTCCAAAGGGCGGATGGGGATCGAGGTGATTGACCCCACGCAACTGCAAGGCGTTGCCTCGCAACTTGACGAGCTGGACCCCGACAGCGCGAACACCAGCTACAGCCTGGAATATCAGTTCGTTGCCGACATCGCCAACCGCTCCAACAAGTACGCGCAATCGGTGCGGGATGCCTACAACAACGGCAAAAGCAAGCTGGACGCCACCTACGGCGACGACAGCCTTTCGCAGCAGATGGCCTCGGTGGCCGCGCTGATTGCTGGGGGGTTGAACACCAAAGTCTATGTGGTCTCGATGGGGGGATTCGATACGCACGTCTCGCAGCAGATTGCCGTTGGCGATGAGTACGTGGGGCTTCACCCCACGCTTCTTAGCCGGATTGGCGACTCGGTGGCGCAATTCATGCACGACATGACGCGGCTGGGATTGGCCGACCGGGTGATTGGGATGACGATCAGCGAGTTCGGGCGGCGGCCATACGAGAACGGAAGCCGCGGGACCGACCACGGCGCGGCCTCGGTGCAGTTCGTGTTCGGAACCCAAGTCAACAGCGGAGTGTTTGGGGATCCGCCAGATCTAAAAAACCTGAATGCCAACGGCGACCTTCAGTACCAGATTGACTACCGCGCAGTCTATGCCGAAATCTTAACCGATTGGTTTGGGATGACCATGCCGGAGATGCGCACCGTGCTGCAAGATGAGACGGTGATCCCGCTGGACATTCTGCAAGCGCAAAAAAGCGGAACCGACCGCCGTGCTGAGTATGCCGACGGGAGCTTCAGCATTGCCGGGGCGTACCCAAACCCGTTCCGGACAACCACCACGTTGCAGATCAGCATTGACCGTGCGACCCACGTGCAATTGGACCTATCCACCATGGCCGGGCAACGGGTGGCGACCCTGCTGGACCGCCGCGTAAGCCCGGGCAAGTACCAAATCCCACTTACCGCAGAACTGCCAGCGGGGACCTATCTTTGCACCCTTCGCGACGGGCAACGGATAGCCACGCAAGTGGTGCGATGCGTGCGGTGA
- a CDS encoding DUF1800 domain-containing protein, with amino-acid sequence MDRRSFLTTWAHNRIARPETATAVRPLSGLEPFVPSTAQPWDAIRVGHLLRRITFLPRWSDIDALMKLTPGEAVDKLLDTPNEPTPPAMVDHATESLEGLTPDLESQIRGQWIADAGALRNWSIGVMRDAGLTAAEKMAAFWSGHFTSEFEVDLEFVIGPLLYRQNKLFRDTGLGDFKALTFNITLDGAMLVYLGGDLNRAGAPNENYGRELLELFTTGIGHYTEGDVKEAARILTGWRVSQFTDQFIPPSGLFSSYFEAKNHDTNAKQFMGTSFPARDSTTNTEHIVRQEEIAKLIDTIFQKRPREVARFICRKLYTFFVYSNPAKSDAAVIEAMADIFVANNFNIKPVMAALLKSAHFYDNANIGAQIKTPMEFEVGLARQLGATGNLYGEMRAMGQDLFDPPNVSGWPGYRDWVTTTTYPVRADAARRVISAMGEAAVLTFIKQFPQYDDVNELVKSLGALLLPRPLSAGRKGIFVKKLVGGAPDYEWAGIVENSPSTAARNMKDLLQTIAELPDFQLC; translated from the coding sequence ATGGACCGTCGTTCCTTCCTTACCACGTGGGCGCACAACCGCATCGCGCGCCCCGAAACTGCCACCGCTGTTCGCCCGCTTTCTGGGCTTGAGCCGTTCGTCCCAAGCACCGCACAACCGTGGGATGCGATTCGTGTGGGCCATTTGCTGCGGCGCATCACCTTCCTTCCACGCTGGAGTGATATTGACGCGCTGATGAAGCTCACCCCGGGCGAAGCAGTGGACAAACTGCTGGACACCCCCAACGAACCGACCCCACCCGCTATGGTTGACCACGCCACCGAAAGTTTGGAGGGATTAACCCCTGACTTGGAAAGCCAAATCCGTGGCCAGTGGATTGCCGATGCCGGCGCGCTGCGGAACTGGTCCATTGGGGTGATGCGCGATGCCGGATTGACCGCTGCCGAAAAAATGGCAGCGTTCTGGAGCGGCCATTTCACCAGTGAGTTTGAGGTTGATCTGGAGTTCGTGATTGGGCCGCTTCTGTACCGCCAAAACAAATTATTCCGCGACACCGGCTTGGGGGATTTTAAGGCGTTGACCTTCAACATCACGTTGGACGGGGCAATGCTGGTCTATCTTGGCGGGGACCTTAACCGCGCCGGAGCACCGAACGAGAATTACGGGCGCGAACTGTTGGAGCTGTTCACCACCGGAATCGGCCACTACACCGAGGGGGATGTGAAGGAGGCGGCGCGGATACTGACGGGGTGGCGTGTTTCGCAGTTCACCGACCAGTTCATCCCGCCAAGCGGGTTGTTCAGCAGCTACTTCGAGGCCAAGAACCACGACACCAACGCCAAGCAGTTCATGGGGACCTCGTTCCCCGCGCGCGACAGCACCACCAACACCGAGCATATTGTCCGGCAGGAAGAGATTGCCAAGCTGATTGACACCATCTTCCAGAAACGCCCGCGCGAGGTTGCGCGGTTCATCTGCCGGAAACTCTACACCTTCTTCGTGTACAGCAACCCAGCAAAATCGGACGCAGCGGTGATTGAGGCGATGGCCGACATCTTTGTTGCCAACAACTTCAACATCAAGCCGGTGATGGCCGCGCTGCTGAAAAGCGCGCACTTCTACGACAACGCCAACATCGGCGCGCAGATTAAAACGCCGATGGAGTTCGAAGTTGGGCTGGCGCGGCAGCTTGGCGCAACCGGAAACCTGTACGGCGAGATGCGGGCAATGGGCCAGGACCTGTTCGATCCCCCAAACGTCAGCGGCTGGCCCGGCTACCGCGACTGGGTGACAACCACCACCTACCCGGTTCGCGCCGACGCAGCACGCCGAGTGATTTCGGCAATGGGCGAAGCGGCGGTGCTAACGTTCATCAAGCAATTCCCGCAGTACGACGACGTGAACGAGCTGGTGAAATCGCTTGGCGCGTTGCTGCTGCCACGCCCGCTTTCGGCAGGGCGCAAAGGCATTTTTGTGAAGAAGCTGGTTGGCGGCGCGCCCGATTACGAATGGGCAGGGATTGTGGAAAACAGCCCCTCGACCGCAGCCCGAAACATGAAAGACCTGCTGCAAACAATCGCCGAACTGCCCGACTTCCAGCTGTGCTAG